From a single Phalacrocorax aristotelis chromosome 1, bGulAri2.1, whole genome shotgun sequence genomic region:
- the TASOR2 gene encoding protein TASOR 2 isoform X2, giving the protein MGERQDEEIGGPGTGFHPESEESSSLLQTAVSVLQSSYLYSTSQDGFQYSQAILVENDVFLSELQAFAQAKEAAGYSQEELEETFAFLLFDNEEEAKEVCQTGLRVNSSSISTLGDPAKGVYISKYADCLHPRPWYHGKSGYIVICKLIKGKVKVVSENYTTSYTCPSPGYDCHVAVSRNSITSKTSHCQAFEQSQYYMYEVSDGSTAERPRQICPYIVIACQYREPKEMSVLAIESLPELNHKALYCPWRGQLSIRGQLLCSIALRTPYSSTIPAQLPPNLDIHHVMGLSDLKKKLPEAAFGKKNYTENEVCFKGVYFSLYEVEISKKDQYKMDQLVENLKEKDLAIIKYLQDQGVLILLTSSALARDDGFDPKEPVSLLALFLFTSSRSVCLRVEKHDPKGEREDSDDSDISLKIASVLPGLHYALQKASFSSWGDTVSTSACIKQHFQEYAKLDQNPQPAFGHTSEVPSSLLSPMEDERTNPFRKHSEQSFSQLQRYLSDPSSYTLEMSAAVGCLTGAVQSLCCDSEADCKADFSSAVPPDPVPPSTAVEIKARSENPKLVVGLDQSGEGPTKDINSASKLRVQQSRRKSSRAVVTSTRKKWSPLKMQMHPMGDSGRKATKKKKISLNFSFPKKPGLMASSNEPMLKLANLQFPHRRKRGAEVLSAEFVHKTQSEPVQKETSAHNDSGLATKRPKTLKNADMKKVPVAETVTKPVKSKMLKSVANIPLKPQAKKQAESEWKEPFSVLPSEVPSQCYGADSQTSEIHPGGVADLGFDVKGNDYESHALNLLADLALGSCIPSLIPRDNRMIAVSCSPSSDSAKEQQSPRTHKSLRVASDHEYHRVDKLAKGAASLSKASPNQKLIPAEQIDLNDLASIPREKSPGIFSKNNSASPSPPKPHELPPRETQESDKVNMHSFISAEHSYASQMPEHSKKHMYPRGAPYPGPAPSRNGTRNTRAGPLVGKVLPFRHQQNSTHHPQPFEAVMMRRRSSLLSRRLKEDFVKSHTVNICGESVKVTCHWEAEYVFDLDSRYTKDALEKTVIRALHGPWDPDLPDDMEEMKLILHMWVALFYSKPSKHLSSTRKVVEHSNPEKYVSINSTGDFLELSDDGEDCFGLETCPADSRSDPDQTPSSSLDRSTRYQGPFRSEESPADSQTDADGTPGVVDSTVSSSSGELPFGEEEPSSTSCPESLSLAEYADESLAVRDRQPAVIPEERVHEVPTITAEELPKEELPDATVAPSPSDELGNAGKPPAALGRESPHSQGPSSNIAPWSDAPSPLSGRGEQQENGWAAGSGGGPGPPEERTNMGDAGQCMEVEDSSWATVEEGRESQDSFGHPQKEEEEVEEGKKEKEDSEYESTILGPVDLAFSESRDADMEHEHSEQKPVDSALPMDFGLPEEHPVPSPTALATSCPGRSAPVLSDGTGTGSQGLPGEMAPSLDTQEPWEALTSLGAETNSVGLAHAASPADVGSPCDCGLMLPDPSLVCGAQPDGITGNVGPAGETLRDKLEQEDKDCVPSAETWAPAGSKAAGTAGLESPCGQGLSLTSSPDSSSVCLTSLDRGTDPGAAQEDQEAMASIQSPSQSDMRERSCLSQRCGGNVYADLTLLSTGESNQGGNKFFVEEQCSSPSANKMDVLDESSGASDGQGFAFDHAALAGDSQAGESDDVCLSAENSPGSNEANTGMVTNLLQEPETSPPEFLESEPSSVRERMSSMKEHPRQQQSSPDSQSPPARAGSASASAPQQDPVPRGGDTDSPHHLLEQSEQGLVLCQHGKMCEQVCAAEVSVAARSPDGSLKPRCKEQVKKDTGPWYGEPVESSPVDVLVPGDPGSMPPPSPHGHKAGLHNTKPDSVLGVHPKTLSPGTSPTPWSCCVGTCPRCASPGGQAVNAVGSCEEEPIPPEDSEGKSSILLASPASFSDGELFMPLCEPQSVCNRQQEAEGSDTSADLHHASMEVGEGEIPTLPFLMLPLHAHRGFSGDSLELSDTEDIADVLPRAEQHPSKDRCVGLTSEDLFETFSSDSDQEYSGGTSRSLLTAGRSYSRKSVDAEGTRTNCNSPSASSVRREGCGEDWGSLGTAGGCSWAERSWLIGPGETSSGHIPPYVNIRDSQGITKDYQNFAVTKKCRERMGNLQSSKRGNHRARQSYLLRSLMGTWRGFEEITQHTLDMEHLRFHYKLKQILKNRKTPFSTSKSIFPKDFSPQVKSETLPVREARVPLSPRSRSPLQVTILPSDSWPSRLGWHRRSSCHGNPHTLWQDTLCDRRSRATSQTQSQGCAAPFHLSKLRYDNKLKDLQGDITAILDEYAEFNRVMLSRADAGSEGEGPVPEHGEAVSEWTCMSLPRRMAAFEEMITDLCSALRFRLCSVAKEACSRTGMFYLVETGKDPFFARVKSLLKKDGHMEIEPLSFCEAKHQDADRLLVVIRNEDISSHIHNVPCLLELKHCPNVVFAGVDSPEDITGHVYQELFHTGGFVVSDNEVLETVTLGQLKEVVKVLERLNRSGRWKWLLHYKESKKLREDVRVDADAHKKHLILKSCQGADLIEVLHYHACDSRSSSKSQYVQCLLNLQVQHVSARFAVYLTEKPSGSREVLESKGILVADVNTFLGTVQKAAAPFRSSYW; this is encoded by the exons GTTTTCATCCAGAATCAGAAGAGTCGAGTTCCCTTTTGCAGACGGCGgtttcagtgctgcagagctcctACCTGTACTCCACATCTCAGGACGGTTTTCAGTACAGCCAAGCGATTCTGGTGGAAAATGATGTTTTCCTAAGTGAG ctccaaGCTTTTGCCCAAGCAAAGGAAGCCGCTGGGTAcagccaggaggagctggaagagaCCTTTGCATTTCTCCTGTTTGATAATGAAGAAGAG GCAAAAGAGGTGTGTCAGACAGGCCTCCGTGTGAACAGCAGTTCTATTTCCACACTTGGTGACCCAGCAAAAG gAGTTTATATTTCCAAGTATGCAGATTGTCTTCATCCGAGACCCTGGTATCATGGAAAATCAGGCTATATTGTCATTTGTAAGCTAATTAAG GGGAAAGTCAAGGTGGTATCTGAGAATTACACAACGAGCTATACCTGCCCATCTCCCGGCTATGACTGCCACGTTGCTGTGAGCAGAAACAGCATAACGTCAAAGACCAGCCACTGCCAGGCCTTCGAGCAGAGCCAG TATTACATGTACGAAGTGTCCGatggcagcactgcagagcGGCCCAGGCAGATCTGCCCGTACATAGTCATCGCCTGCCAGTACAGGGAACCCAAGGAAATGTCCGTCTTAGCTATAGAGAGCCT ACCTGAGCTTAACCACAAAG CGTTGTACTGTCCATGGAGGGGGCAGCTCTCCATCCGGGGCCAGCTTTTGTGCAGCATCGCCCTGAGGACCCCGTACAGCTCCACGATTCCAGCCCAGCT GCCTCCCAACCTGGACATTCACCATGTCATGGGTTTGTCCGACTTGAAGAAAAAGCTACCAGAAGctgcatttgggaaaaaaaattacactgagAATGAAG TTTGCTTTAAGGGTGTTTACTTCAGTCTATATGAAGTAGAAATATCAAAAAAGGATCAATATAAAATGGATCAGTTAGTAGAAAATCTAAAGGAAAAAGACTTG GCAATCATCAAATATTTACAAGATCAAGGAGTCCTTATCCTCCTCACGTCCTCTGCCTTGGCACGAGATGATG GATTCGACCCTAAGGAGCCCGTCAGCCTCCTGGCCCTGTTTCTGTTCACCTCCTCCCGGTCGGTGTGCCTGAGAG TTGAAAAGCACGATCCAAAAGGTGAAAGGGAAGATAGTGACGATAGTGACATCTCATTAAAAATAGCCTCAGTTTTGCCTGGACTTCACTATGCCTTACAGAAAGCTAGCTTTTCTTCATGGGGGGACACAGTCAGTACCAGCGCATGTATCAAACAGCACTTCCAGGAATACGCAAAGCTTGATCAAAATCCACAGCCTGCCTTTGGTCACACCAGCGAAgttccctcttctctcctctcacCAATGGAGGATGAACGTACTAATCCCTTCAGAAAACACTCGGAGCAGtccttctcccagctgcagcgTTACCTCTCCGACCCCAGCAGCTACACTCTTGAAATGTCGGCTGCCGTAGGATGTTTGACTGGTGCCGTTCAGTCCCTTTGCTGCGATTCAGAGGCCGATTGTAAAGCGGACTTCTCTTCAGCTGTGCCACCAGATCCTgttcctcccagcacagcagtggAAATAAAAGCCAGAAGTGAAAACCCAAAGCTCGTAGTGGGGCTGGACCAGAGTGGTGAAGGGCCCACAAAAGACATCAACTCAGCCAGCAAGCTACgggtgcagcagagcaggaggaaatcCAGCCGAGCAGTTGTGACCAGCACCAGGAAGAAATGGTCACCCCTCAAGATGCAAATGCATCCTATGGGGGACAGTGGCAGGAAAGCAaccaagaagaagaaaatcagcttaaatttctcttttcctaaaaAGCCAGGGCTCATGGCCAGTTCCAACGAGCCCATGCTTAAATTAGCCAATTTGCAGTTTccacacagaaggaaaagag GTGCAGAGGTCCTGTCTGCAGAATTTGTGCACAAAACGCAGTCTGAACCTGTCCAGAAGGAAACCTCAGCTCACAACGATTCTGGCTTGGCAACAAAGAGACCAAAGACACTGAAGAACGCAGACATGAAAAAGGTTCCTGTTGCTGAGACCGTCACGAAGCCAGTGAAAAGTAAGATGCTAAAAAGCGTGGCTAACATCCCATTGAAACCTCAAGccaaaaagcaagcagaaagtG AGTGGAAGGAGCCATTCTCTGTCCTCCCAAGCGAAGTTCCTTCCCAGTGCTACGGAGCAGATAGCCAAACGAGTGAGATTCACCCGGGCGGCGTTGCTGATCTTGGTTTCGATGTGAAGGGGAACGACTATGAGTCCCACGCCTTGAACTTGCTGGCTGATCTGGCTCTGGGTTCTTGTATTCCTTCATTGATCCCCAGGGACAACAGGATGATCGCTGtgtcctgcagcccctccagcgACTCtgcaaaggagcagcagagtcCACGCACGCACAAATCCTTGCGTGTTGCTTCTGACCACGAATACCACAGGGTGGACAAGCTTGCAAAGGGAGCCGCCTCTCTTAGCAAAGCATCGCCGAACCAGAAGCTTATTCCTGCTGAACAAATAGACTTAAATGACTTGGCCTCTATTCCCAGGGAGAAAAGCCCTGGGATTTTCAGCAAGAACAACAGTGCAAGCCCCAGCCCTCCAAAACCCCATGAGTTGCCTCCAAGAGAGACTCAAGAATCTGACAAGGTGAACATGCACTCTTTCATCTCTGCCGAGCACTCGTACGCCTCGCAGATGCCTGAGCACTCAAAGAAACACATGTATCCCCGAGGTGCCCCCTACCCCGGGCCAGCACCCTCCAGAAATGGGACCAGGAATACCCGAGCAGGACCCCTGGTTGGGAAAGTCCTGCCTTTCCGCCACCAGCAGAACAGCACGCACCACCCCCAACCCTTTGAGGCTGTGATGATGAGGCgcaggagcagcctgctctCCCGCAGGCTGAAGGAGGACTTTGTTAAGTCCCACACAGTGAACATCTGCGGTGAGTCCGTGAAGGTGACATGCCATTGGGAGGCAGAGTATGTCTTCGATTTGGACAGCAGGTACACCAAAGATGCCCTGGAGAAAACTGTAATCCGCGCCCTGCATGG gcCCTGGGACCCTGATCTTCCCGACGACATGGAAGAGATGAAACTGATACTTCATATGTGGGTGGCTCTCTTCTACAGCAAACCCAGCAAACACCTGAGCAGCACGAGGAAGGTGGTGGAGCACAGCAACCCTGAGAAGTACGTCTCAATAAACAGCACTGGGGACTTCCTTGAGCTGAGTGATGATGGTGAGGATTGTTTCGGGTTGGAGACATGCCCTGCAGACTCTCGGTCAGACCCTGATCAGACTCCCAGCAGCTCTCTGGATCGCAGCACACGATACCAGGGACCTTTCCGCTCAGAGGAGAGCCCTGCAGACTCTCAGACTGATGCTGATGGGACTCCTGGTGTTGTTGATAGTACAGTATCTTCTTCATCAGGGGAGCTGCCCTTTGGGGAGGAGGAGCCTTCTTCCACAAGCTGTCCTGAGAGCCTTTCCCTCGCTGAGTATGCTGATGAGAGTCTGGCTGTGAGAGACAGGCAGCCAGCGGTCATTCCTGAGGAGCGCGTGCATGAGGTCCCAACCATCACTGCG GAGGAGCTGCCCAAGGAGGAACTGCCAGATGCTACAGTCGCCCCCAGCCCTTCCGATGAGCTTGGCAATGCTGGCAAGCCCCCAGCTGCACTGGGCAGGGAAAGCCCACACAGCCAAGGCCCAAGTTCCAATATAGCTCCCTGGAGTGATGCACCAAGTCCCCTGAGTGGACGtggagagcagcaagagaaCGGGTGGGCAGCAGGGTCTGGGGGTGGCCCTGGCCCTCCTGAGGAAAGGACGAACATGGGAGATGCTGGGCAATGTATGGAGGTTGAGGACAGCAGCTGGGCCACCGTTGAGGAAGGGAGGGAATCACAAGACTCCTTTGGACATCCacaaaaagaggaggaagaagtggaggaggggaaaaaagagaaagaggactCTGAATATGAAAGCACAATCCTGGGACCTGTTGATTTAGCGTTTTCTGAAAGCCGTGATGCTGACATGGAACATGAACACAGTGAGCAGAAGCCAGTGGATTCAGCACTTCCAATGGACTTTGGCCTTCCTGAAGAGCACCCTGtgcccagccccactgccttAGCAACCTCCTGCCCAGGCAGATCAGCACCAGTGCTGTCAGATGGGACTGGGACTGGCTCTCAAGGGCTTCCTGGCGagatggcaccaagcctggACACACAAGAGCCCTGGGAGGCTCTGACCAGCTTGGGTGCAGAGACAAACAGTGTTGGTTTGGCACACGCAGCCAGTCCAGCTGATGTGGGGTCGCCCTGTGACTGCGGTTTGATGCTGCCTGATCCGAGCCTTGTCTGTGGGGCACAGCCAGATGGCATTACAGGCAACGTGGGACCTGCTGGAGAAACGCTCAGGGACAAATTGGAGCAGGAAGACAAGGATTGTGTGCCCTCTGCAGAAACGTGGGCGCCTGCTGGGAGCAAagctgcaggcacagctggCCTCGAGTCACCGTGCGGCCAGGGACTGTCACTAACCTCGTCCCCTGACTCCAGTTCTGTCTGCCTCACATCTCTTGATAGAGGAACAGATCCAGGGGCTGCTCAAGAGGACCAGGAGGCCATGGCAAGCATCCAGTCTCCATCGCAGAGCGACATGAGAGAGAGGAGCTGCCTTTCCCAAAGGTGCGGAGGCAACGTTTATGCTGACCTCACTTTGCTGAGCACTGGTGAATCAAACCAAGGAGGGAACAAGTTTTTTGTGGAAGAACAGTGTAGCAGTCCTTCTGCCAACAAAATGGATGTGCTGGATGAGTCCTCAGGAGCAAGTGATGGCCAGGGCTTCGCCTTTGACCACGCAGCCTTAGCAGGTGACTCTCAAGCTGGAGAGAGTGATGATGTGTGCCTCAGCGCAGAGAATTCCCCTGGCAGCAATGAAGCAAACACAGGGATGGTGACTaacctgctgcaggagccagagACCTCTCCTCCTGAGTTTCTGGAATCGGAGCCCTCCTCGGTGAGAGAGAGGATGTCTTCCATGAAGGAgcaccccaggcagcagcagagctccccAGACAGCCAGTCCCCACCTGCCCGTGCAGGCTCAGCTTCTGCTTCTGCCCCGCAACAGGACCCAGTCCCCCGTGGTGGAGACACAGACTCCCCCCACCACTTGTTAGAGCAAAGCGAGCAGGGGCTGGTCCTGTGCCAACACGGGAAGATGTGCGAGCAAGTATGTGCTGCAGAGGTGAGCGTGGCTGCCAGGAGTCCGGATGGTTCCTTAAAGCCCAGATGTAAAGAACAGGTGAAAAAAGACACGGGTCCATGGTATGGAGAGCCGGTGGAGAGCTCCCCCGTGGATGTGCTTGTGCCAGGTGACCCGGGATCAATGCCGCCTCCTTCTCCTCATGGTCACAAGGCAGGTCTGCACAACACTAAGCCGGACTCAGTCCTCGGTGTGCACCCCAAGACACTCTCTCCTGGCACGAGTCCGACCCCATGGTCCTGCTGCGTGGGCACCTGCCCCAGGTGTGCCAGCCCTGGGGGCCAAGCAGTGAATGCAGTAGGGAGCTGTGAGGAGGAACCCATCCCACCAGAGGATTcagaaggaaagagcagcaTCCTTCTTGCCAGTCCTGCATCTTTTTCAGACGGGGAGTTGTTTATGCCACTGTGCGAGCCCCAGTCTGTGTGCAACCGCCAGCAGGAGGCCGAGGGATCCGACACGTCTGCTGATCTGCACCATGCCAGCAtggaggtgggagagggagaaatCCCCACTCTCCCCTTCCTGATGTTGCCATTACATGCACACAGGGGGTTCTCTGGAGACAGCCTGGAGCTTAGTGACACTGAGGATATTGCAGACGTGCTCCCAAGGGCAGAGCAGCATCCCAGCAAAGACAGATGCGTGGGCTTGACCTCTGAAGATCTGTTTGAGACTTTCTCCAGTGACTCAGACCAGGAGTATTCTGGAGGGACTTCACGGTCCCTGCTTACAGCCGGGCGTTCCTACAGCAGGAAATCCGTGGATGCTGAGGGTACAAGGACTAACTGCAACTCCCCCTCCGCGAGCTCGGTGCGCAGGGAGGGGTGCGGCGAGGACTGGGGCTCGCTGGGCACGGCGGGGGGCTGCTCATGGGCTGAGCGCAGCTGGCTGATCGGCCCGGGGGAAACCAGCAGTGGGCACATTCCACCGTACGTCAATATTAGGGACAGCCAGGGGATCACCAAGGACTACCAGAACTTCGCGGTCACCAAAAAGTGCCGGGAGAGGATGGGAAATTTGCAGTCCTCAAAGAGGGGCAACCACCGTGCAAGGCAGTCTTATTTGTTAAGGTCACTGATGGGAACTTGGAGGGGTTTTGAGGAAATCACCCAACACACTTTGGACATGGAACATCTTCGTTTCCATTATAAGCTAAAACAAATCctaaaaaacaggaaaacaccCTTTTCTACCTCCAAAAGCATCTTTCCAAAAGACTTTTCTCCTCAGGTGAAGTCTGAGACATTGCCTGTGCGAGAAGCTCGCGTCCCGCTCTCCCCGCGGAGCAGGAGCCCTTTGCAGGTGACGATCCTACCCTCCGACTCGTGGCCGAGCAGGCTCGGCTGGCACCGGCGAAGCAGCTGCCATGGGAACCCGCATACCCTGTGGCAGGACACCCTCTGCGACAGGAGGAGCAGGGCCACATCCCAAACCCAGAGCCAGGGCTGCGCAGCTCCCTTCCACCTCAGCAAGCTCAGATATGATAATAAGCTAAAGGACTTGCAGGGGGACATCACTGCCATCCTCGACGAGTACGCCGAGTTCAACAGGGTgatgctgagcagggctgacGCGGGGAGTGAGGGCGAAGGGCCGGTCCCAGAGCACGGGGAGGCTGTGAGCGAGTGGACGTGCATGTCCCTCCCCCGGAGGATGGCTGCCTTCGAGGAGATGATCACGGACCTGTGCAGCGCGCTGCGTTTCCGCCTGTGCAGCGTGGCCAAAGAGGCCTGCAGCCGCACTGGCATGTTCTACCTGGTGGAGACGGGCAAGGACCCTTTCTTTGCAAGAGTGAAG agcttGCTGAAGAAAGACGGCCACATGGAGATCGAGCCTCTGAGCTTCTGCGAAGCGAAACACCAGGATGCTGACAGGCTGCTCGTCGTCATCAGGAACGAGGACATTTCCTCACACATCCACAAC GTCCCGTGCTTGCTGGAGCTAAAGCATTGTCCGAACGTGGTGTTTGCTGGAGTGGACAGCCCCGAAGATATAACAGGTCACGTGTACCAGGAGCTGTTCCACACCGGTGGCTTCGTGGTGTCAGACAACGAGGTGTTAGAAACAGTAACGCTGG GTCAACTGAAGGAAGTGGTGAAGGTGCTGGAGAGGTTGAACAGAAGTGGGAGGTGGAAGTGGCTCCTTCACTACAAGGAGAGCAAGAAGCTCAGAGAAGACGTCAG GGTGGATGCTGACGCCCACAAGAAGCACTTGATCCTCAAATCGTGCCAAGGAGCCGATCTCATCGAGGTGCTGCACTACCACGCCTGCGACTCCCGGTCGTCCTCCAAATCCCAGTACGTCCAGTGCTTGTTGAACCTGCAGGTTCAGCACGTCAGCGCCAGGTTCGCTGTGTATCTCACAG aaaagCCCAGCGGCAGCAGGGAGGTCCTTGAGAGCAAAGGCATCCTCGTGGCCGATGTCAACACCTTCCTTGGGACGGTGCAGAAAGCGGCTGCCCCGTTTAGAAGCAGCTACTGGTAA